In a genomic window of Muntiacus reevesi chromosome 1, mMunRee1.1, whole genome shotgun sequence:
- the ARF1 gene encoding ADP-ribosylation factor 1, with the protein MGNIFANLFKGLFGKKEMRILMVGLDAAGKTTILYKLKLGEIVTTIPTIGFNVETVEYKNISFTVWDVGGQDKIRPLWRHYFQNTQGLIFVVDSNDRERVNEAREELMRMLAEDELRDAVLLVFANKQDLPNAMNAAEITDKLGLHSLRHRNWYIQATCATSGDGLYEGLDWLSNQLRNQK; encoded by the exons ATGGGGAATATCTTTGCAAACCTCTTCAAGGGCCTTTTTGGCAAAAAAGAAATGCGCATTCTCATGGTGGGCCTAGATGCTGCGGGAAAGACCACCATCCTGTACAAACTGAAGCTGGGTGAAATTGTGACCACCATTCCCACTATCG gcTTCAACGTGGAGACCGTGGAGTACAAGAACATCAGCTTCACTGTGTGGGACGTGGGCGGCCAGGACAAGATCCGGCCTCTGTGGCGCCACTACTTTCAAAACACACAAG GTCTCATCTTTGTGGTTGACAGCAATGACAGAGAGCGTGTGAATGAGGCCCGCGAGGAGCTCATGAGGATGTTGGCAGAAGACGAGCTCAGGGACGCAGTTCTGCTCGTGTTTGCTAACAAACAG GACCTCCCCAATGCCATGAATGCGGCCGAGATCACGGACAAGCTGGGCCTACACTCTCTGCGCCACAGGAACTGGTACATTCAGGCCACCTGTGCCACCAGCGGGGACGGGCTTTACGAGGGACTGGACTGGCTGTCCAATCAGCTCCGGAACCAGAAATGA